The Hydra vulgaris chromosome 11, alternate assembly HydraT2T_AEP genome contains a region encoding:
- the LOC101238924 gene encoding uncharacterized protein LOC101238924, with product MEPQHKNILEFVSTVSDITSEENHNEVKCESSFIKHRSVEQDELLANAVKNFPCLYDNKHVDYKNSEARQNAWNYVAGLINLRCGDDACRLFETLKKRYSRKKVNFKKAHHQSYSENVIKKTQEDFLSYNFMHWLEPYIRFRSIKGTFLPNKVLHADQSEETSDSNNDETNLASRHTSSISYIGKRQTELLKGSTPTKIARNNKTQLFNSPLQASSFPLAYSNTASNDTGACYQGKVINDEDDLFTTMLLTQLRKLNDDQKCIVKHEINNIVYKAMLNNIEHKKNES from the exons ATGGAACCtcaacataaaaacattttagaatttGTAAGTACTGTTTCAGACATAACAAGCGAAGAAAATCACAATGAAGTAAAATGCGAATCATCGTTTATAAAACATCGATCTGTGGAACAGGATGAGTTATTGGCAAATGCAGTTAAAAATTTCCCGTGTTTGTACGATAATAAACATGTCGACTATAAAAACAGTGAAGCAAGACAAAATGCTTGGAATTACGTCGCAGGATTAATAAACTTGCGATGCG GAGATGATGCTTGCCGACTTTTCGAAACATTAAAAAAGCGATATAGCAGAAAGAAAGTCAATTTCAAAAAAGCACACCACCAATCTTATTCAGAAAATGTTATCAAGAAAACACAGGAAGATTTTTTATCGTACAACTTTATGCATTGGTTGGAACCCTATATCAGGTTTCGATCTATTAAAGGAACGTTTCTACCTAACAAAGTTCTACATGCTGACCAAAGTGAAGAAACTAGTGACTCTAACAATGACGAAACTAATTTAGCTTCAAGACATACATCTAGCATTTCTTACATTGGTAAACGACAGACCGAATTGTTAAAAGGTTCAACCCCAACAAAAATAGCGCGAAACAATAAAACTCAGTTGTTCAATTCTCCGCTTCAAGCCTCATCTTTTCCACTTGCCTATTCCAATACTGCGAGTAATGACACTGGAGCTTGTTATCAAGGAAAAGTGATAAATGACGAAGACGATTTATTTACGACCATGTTGCTCACACAGTTACGCAAACTAAATGACGATCAAAAATGCATTGTCAAACATGAGATtaacaatattgtttacaaagctATGTTAAACAACATCGAGCATAAGAAAAACGAAAGTTAA